A section of the Streptococcus oriscaviae genome encodes:
- a CDS encoding DUF960 domain-containing protein, with amino-acid sequence MAFTNTSGRYASFGIVTSLPGEVIDSFWYIIDHYLKGVVPLRPIIRFNLKNRKGKITLVFSQENYRNSLAIDLIIPYVPFYPSTILVIDKNGKETITLPDEVNLI; translated from the coding sequence ATGGCATTTACAAATACCAGCGGACGCTATGCCAGTTTTGGAATCGTTACCTCCTTACCCGGAGAAGTTATTGATAGTTTCTGGTATATTATCGATCACTATCTTAAGGGAGTCGTACCACTCCGACCTATCATCCGTTTCAATCTCAAAAACCGTAAAGGAAAAATCACCTTAGTATTTTCACAAGAAAACTATCGCAATTCTCTAGCAATTGATCTAATTATCCCTTACGTCCCCTTTTATCCCTCAACCATTTTAGTTATCGATAAAAATGGCAAAGAAACGATTACCCTTCCTGATGAAGTCAATCTCATCTGA
- the ntdP gene encoding nucleoside tri-diphosphate phosphatase, translating into MKLPKEGDFITIQSYKHNGELHRSWRDTMVLKTTEHALIGVNNHTLVTENDGRRWVTREPAIVYFHKKYWFNIIAMIRDNGVSYYCNLASPFVLDNEALKYIDYDLDVKVFADGEKRLLDVDEYEKHRKLMNYPADIDFILKENVKILVDWINNQRGPFSPAYVNIWYKRYLELRNR; encoded by the coding sequence GTGAAATTACCAAAAGAAGGCGACTTTATTACAATTCAAAGTTATAAACATAATGGTGAACTCCACCGTTCTTGGCGAGACACCATGGTACTAAAAACAACAGAACATGCCCTCATCGGTGTCAACAACCATACTCTGGTTACCGAAAATGACGGTAGAAGATGGGTGACACGAGAACCCGCGATTGTCTATTTCCATAAAAAATATTGGTTCAATATCATTGCCATGATACGAGATAATGGTGTTTCCTATTATTGCAACCTAGCCAGTCCATTCGTTCTAGATAACGAGGCCCTGAAGTACATTGACTATGACCTGGATGTCAAAGTCTTTGCCGATGGTGAAAAAAGACTGCTAGATGTCGATGAGTATGAAAAACATCGCAAACTCATGAATTATCCTGCCGATATTGATTTCATTCTCAAAGAGAATGTCAAAATTTTAGTAGATTGGATTAACAACCAGCGTGGCCCCTTCTCACCCGCCTATGTAAATATTTGGTACAAACGCTATTTAGAACTGAGAAATCGTTAA
- the recX gene encoding recombination regulator RecX produces MKITKLEKKKRLYLLETDQNQKVYITEDTIVHFFLSKDKEITEEELKEIQNFAQQSYGKNLALYYLSFKQRSKKEVGDYLLKHDIAPELIPIILDNLEKEKWIDDLTYSQNLLYQNILSGDKGPQAIRQKLQAKGISQTTISQVLFHEDFSPVAKRLAEKLLRKYQDKLPYRALKDKILQNLIAKGFDYSEAKQALSQLRLEEDQEQTQELIYKELEKQHRKYSRKYDGYELKNRLTQALARKGYDYDTIKSALRDFL; encoded by the coding sequence ATGAAAATTACCAAACTTGAAAAGAAAAAAAGACTCTACCTCCTCGAAACAGACCAAAACCAGAAAGTCTACATCACAGAAGACACCATTGTCCACTTCTTTTTATCAAAAGATAAGGAGATCACGGAGGAAGAACTAAAGGAAATTCAAAACTTTGCCCAGCAGTCCTATGGCAAAAACCTAGCCCTCTACTACCTCTCTTTTAAGCAACGCAGCAAAAAAGAAGTGGGCGACTACCTCCTTAAACATGACATCGCACCCGAACTCATTCCAATTATCCTTGACAACCTAGAAAAAGAGAAGTGGATTGACGATTTGACCTACAGCCAAAATCTCCTCTATCAAAATATCCTTTCCGGCGACAAAGGCCCTCAAGCCATCCGCCAAAAACTACAAGCCAAAGGAATTTCCCAAACCACCATCTCTCAGGTACTTTTTCACGAAGATTTTTCCCCAGTAGCCAAGAGACTTGCGGAAAAATTATTGAGAAAATACCAAGATAAACTCCCTTACAGAGCTTTAAAAGACAAAATCCTCCAAAACCTAATCGCAAAAGGCTTTGATTATTCAGAGGCCAAACAAGCCCTCTCACAGCTTCGCTTGGAAGAAGACCAGGAACAGACCCAAGAACTCATCTACAAAGAATTGGAGAAACAACACAGGAAATACAGCCGAAAATACGACGGATACGAACTCAAAAACCGCTTGACACAAGCACTAGCTCGCAAAGGATATGACTATGATACAATTAAAAGCGCTTTACGCGACTTTCTCTAA
- the rlmD gene encoding 23S rRNA (uracil(1939)-C(5))-methyltransferase RlmD → MNLEVKQKIPLKIKRMGINGEGIGFYKKTLVFVPGALKGEDVFCQVTAVKRNFAEARLLTIKKQSKFRVTPKCAIYEACGGCQLMHLRYDQQLDFKVDLLRQALKKYQPAGYEAYELRPTLGMDEPEYYRAKLQFQTRFVKGQVQAGLYAQGSHRLVAIQDCIVQDRVTQAVINKVAQLLTKHKIPIHDERKQQGIRTVMVRRSRKTGQIQLIFVTSRQVNLGKLIEELVGAYPDIVTVALNHHRSKSSEIYGEKTEIIWGQDSIRESVLGYDFDLSPRAFYQLNPEQTQVLYGEAVRALDVDGSEHLIDAYCGVGTIGFAFAGKVASVRGMDIIPEAIEDARKNASRLGLDNAHYEVGQAEEIIPKWYREGYRADALVVDPPRTGLDDQLLETIVRYQPEKMVYVSCNVSTLARDLVKLAQVYDIDYIQSVDMFPHTARTEAVVKLRRKSDRF, encoded by the coding sequence ATGAATCTAGAAGTAAAACAGAAAATACCGCTGAAAATTAAGCGGATGGGCATCAATGGCGAGGGGATTGGTTTTTATAAGAAAACCTTGGTCTTTGTGCCGGGAGCCCTCAAGGGTGAGGATGTTTTTTGTCAGGTGACGGCTGTCAAGCGTAATTTTGCAGAGGCTAGGTTGCTGACCATCAAAAAGCAGTCCAAGTTTCGGGTTACGCCCAAGTGTGCGATATATGAGGCCTGTGGCGGTTGCCAGCTTATGCATTTGCGCTATGATCAGCAGCTGGATTTTAAGGTGGATTTACTGCGTCAGGCCTTGAAAAAATACCAGCCGGCTGGTTATGAGGCCTATGAATTACGGCCAACACTTGGGATGGATGAGCCGGAATATTACCGGGCCAAGCTGCAATTCCAAACGCGATTTGTCAAGGGCCAGGTTCAGGCTGGGCTTTACGCTCAGGGGAGTCATCGTTTGGTGGCCATCCAGGACTGTATTGTTCAGGACCGGGTGACTCAGGCTGTTATCAACAAGGTGGCCCAGTTGTTGACCAAGCACAAAATTCCCATTCATGATGAGCGAAAGCAGCAGGGGATTCGGACGGTCATGGTGCGGCGTTCTCGTAAGACTGGTCAGATTCAGTTGATTTTTGTGACCTCCCGTCAGGTGAATTTAGGGAAGTTGATTGAGGAATTGGTTGGGGCGTATCCTGACATTGTGACGGTGGCCCTAAATCATCATCGGAGCAAGTCCAGTGAGATTTATGGGGAGAAGACGGAAATTATCTGGGGTCAGGATAGTATCCGCGAATCCGTTCTTGGTTACGACTTCGACTTATCACCTCGGGCTTTTTACCAATTAAATCCCGAGCAAACGCAGGTTCTTTACGGGGAGGCTGTGCGGGCCTTGGATGTGGACGGAAGCGAGCACTTGATTGATGCCTATTGCGGGGTGGGGACCATTGGCTTTGCCTTTGCGGGCAAGGTGGCTTCGGTGCGGGGGATGGATATCATTCCGGAAGCGATTGAGGATGCTAGGAAAAATGCTAGTCGTTTGGGTCTTGATAATGCCCACTATGAGGTCGGTCAGGCAGAGGAAATTATTCCTAAATGGTATAGGGAAGGCTATCGGGCGGATGCCTTGGTGGTGGATCCGCCGCGGACTGGTTTGGATGATCAGCTTTTGGAGACCATAGTGCGCTATCAGCCTGAGAAGATGGTCTACGTGTCCTGTAATGTTTCAACTCTGGCCAGAGATTTGGTCAAGCTGGCTCAGGTCTATGATATCGACTATATCCAGAGCGTCGATATGTTTCCACATACGGCTAGAACGGAGGCGGTTGTGAAGTTGCGTAGAAAGAGCGATAGGTTCTGA
- a CDS encoding GntR family transcriptional regulator — MFDASSDKPLYLQMVDALEVKIRESMAPNDKLFSERELTQLYGVSRITVRLALQELEKRGLVYRKHGKGTYVSEIREPAVDLSAAYSFTEQMKKMGKVPKTTILSFEEITASEFIAKQLQVRIGDAVYELERLRLADGVPMMLERTYVPAASFPNLSEERLRQKPLYDIFADDYDQTIRLAEEEFYASIALDNEAKLLGIKSNSPVLHLLRKTYNDKNRIIEYTFSIARADQFRYKISHKRGD, encoded by the coding sequence ATGTTTGATGCCTCTAGTGATAAACCACTTTATCTTCAGATGGTTGATGCGCTTGAAGTAAAAATTCGAGAGTCGATGGCTCCGAATGACAAACTATTTTCTGAACGTGAGTTGACACAGTTGTATGGTGTCAGTCGAATTACGGTTCGATTGGCTTTGCAGGAGTTGGAAAAGCGGGGACTGGTTTACAGAAAGCATGGTAAGGGAACCTATGTGTCTGAAATTCGTGAACCTGCGGTTGATTTATCGGCAGCCTACAGTTTTACAGAGCAGATGAAAAAAATGGGAAAAGTTCCCAAAACAACGATTCTGTCTTTTGAAGAGATTACTGCATCAGAGTTTATTGCAAAACAATTGCAAGTGCGTATTGGTGATGCGGTGTATGAGTTGGAGCGCCTGCGTCTTGCTGATGGGGTACCGATGATGTTGGAGCGAACCTATGTCCCGGCTGCATCTTTCCCAAATTTAAGTGAGGAACGACTTCGACAAAAGCCACTTTATGATATTTTTGCGGATGATTATGACCAAACGATTCGTTTGGCAGAAGAAGAGTTCTACGCAAGTATCGCTCTGGATAATGAGGCGAAGTTATTAGGAATTAAGAGTAATAGCCCGGTTCTGCACCTCTTGCGCAAGACTTACAATGATAAAAATAGAATAATTGAATATACCTTTAGTATCGCTCGTGCGGATCAATTCCGCTATAAAATTAGCCACAAGCGAGGAGACTAA
- a CDS encoding GntR family transcriptional regulator, with amino-acid sequence MKIPKYQFIQNDLRQQIISGKFENGDKFYTESELTKLYNVSSITVIRAVNELVKDGYLVRQQGKGTFVSRARKGKLVEFSDIEAFPFGVDTVTVLACEKGNDPHILEKLKLDKNDHYYKIVRLRTVKDTPYIFHQSYIPSRYLQLPNAELEHYQSIYQRFKLDYNIHMSEEPYIETNEISFPTPDFVAESLQCEPTVPTILQVKTTYKSGSNENEVLEYVETYKHWKFYKFEIAANRR; translated from the coding sequence ATGAAAATACCTAAGTACCAATTTATCCAAAACGACCTTCGCCAGCAAATTATCTCTGGAAAATTTGAAAATGGTGACAAATTCTACACGGAATCTGAGTTAACAAAACTATACAATGTCAGTTCCATCACAGTCATCCGCGCTGTTAACGAACTTGTCAAAGATGGATACCTTGTTCGCCAGCAGGGAAAAGGTACCTTTGTTTCTCGTGCCCGTAAAGGAAAACTTGTCGAGTTTTCTGACATCGAAGCCTTTCCATTCGGCGTTGACACGGTGACAGTCTTAGCTTGTGAAAAAGGCAATGACCCCCATATTTTAGAAAAGCTCAAACTAGATAAAAACGACCATTACTACAAAATTGTTCGCCTAAGAACGGTTAAAGACACGCCTTACATCTTCCATCAATCCTATATTCCAAGCCGTTATCTCCAACTTCCAAATGCTGAGTTGGAACACTACCAGTCCATCTATCAGCGTTTCAAGCTGGACTACAATATCCATATGTCAGAAGAACCCTACATAGAAACCAACGAAATCAGTTTTCCTACCCCTGACTTTGTAGCGGAATCTTTACAATGTGAACCAACAGTTCCCACCATTCTGCAAGTCAAAACAACCTATAAGAGTGGCAGCAACGAAAATGAAGTTCTTGAATATGTAGAAACCTATAAGCACTGGAAATTCTACAAATTTGAGATTGCTGCCAACCGTCGTTAG
- a CDS encoding glycoside hydrolase family 35 protein has translation MKVFQIKEQFYLDEKPFKILSGAIHYFRVHPDDWYHSLYNLKALGFNTVETYVPWNLHEPQKGQFNFEGILDLGAFLDLAHSLGLYAIVRPSPYICAEWEWGGLPAWLMKENLRVRSSDQVYLKHLDDYYAFLLPKLVKRQLSHGGNILMFQVENEYGSYGEEKAYLRAVTALMKKHGLTAPFFTSDGPWRATLRAGSLIEDDILVTGNFGSKANENFAQMQDFFDEYGKKWPLMCMEFWDGWFNRWGEEVIRRDADELAQAVMEALELGSINLYMFHGGTNFGFMNGCSARGQKDLPQVTSYDYDAILDEAGNPSKKFYALQALMKERYPELDYKDPLVKEASAPLAVELTDKVGLFSVVDLFSHRIDAFYPQNMEELNQSTGYILYQTRIEKDKLEAERLRIIDARDRIQVYVDGNLIATQYQEEIGEDISLEMPQSPVKLQILVENMGRVNYGHKLTAPTQSKGLGRGAMADLHYIGNWEMFPLPLEDVSSLDFNREWQEGQPAFYRYQFELGTPTDTYVDMTGFGKGVVFVNNVNIGRFWEKGPICSLYVPKGYLKKGVNTITVFETEGKYRERLVFSQKHVYKDL, from the coding sequence ATGAAGGTATTTCAAATTAAGGAGCAGTTTTATCTGGATGAAAAACCATTTAAAATTTTATCTGGAGCGATACATTATTTTCGGGTTCATCCGGATGATTGGTATCATTCTTTGTATAATTTGAAAGCACTAGGTTTTAATACAGTGGAAACCTATGTTCCTTGGAATCTGCATGAGCCTCAAAAAGGTCAGTTCAATTTTGAAGGAATTTTGGACTTAGGCGCTTTCTTGGATTTGGCTCACAGTCTGGGCCTATACGCAATTGTTCGTCCGTCCCCCTATATTTGTGCCGAGTGGGAGTGGGGTGGTTTGCCAGCATGGTTAATGAAGGAAAATCTTCGAGTACGATCCAGTGATCAGGTTTACTTGAAGCATTTAGATGATTATTACGCTTTTCTTCTTCCTAAATTAGTCAAGCGCCAACTCTCCCACGGCGGCAACATTCTCATGTTTCAGGTTGAGAATGAATATGGATCCTACGGCGAGGAAAAAGCCTATTTGAGGGCTGTTACGGCTTTAATGAAAAAGCATGGGCTGACTGCTCCGTTCTTCACTTCCGATGGTCCGTGGCGAGCAACCTTGCGGGCGGGAAGTCTGATTGAGGACGACATCCTGGTAACAGGGAACTTCGGTTCAAAAGCGAATGAGAACTTTGCTCAGATGCAAGATTTCTTTGATGAGTACGGTAAAAAATGGCCGCTCATGTGTATGGAATTTTGGGATGGCTGGTTCAATCGCTGGGGAGAAGAAGTTATTCGCAGAGATGCGGACGAGCTGGCTCAAGCTGTTATGGAAGCCTTAGAACTTGGCAGTATCAACCTCTATATGTTTCATGGCGGTACCAATTTTGGTTTCATGAACGGTTGCTCGGCAAGGGGGCAAAAAGATTTGCCGCAGGTTACCTCTTATGACTATGATGCGATTCTGGACGAGGCTGGTAATCCGAGCAAGAAATTCTATGCCTTGCAGGCCCTGATGAAGGAAAGATACCCTGAGTTAGACTACAAGGATCCGCTCGTAAAAGAAGCTTCGGCACCGTTAGCAGTTGAGCTGACAGATAAGGTTGGTTTGTTCTCTGTCGTGGACCTCTTCAGCCATCGAATAGATGCTTTCTATCCTCAGAATATGGAGGAATTGAATCAATCGACAGGTTATATTTTGTATCAGACCAGAATTGAAAAAGATAAGCTAGAGGCGGAGCGATTGCGGATTATTGATGCGCGTGATCGGATTCAAGTCTATGTTGATGGCAATTTGATTGCCACACAATATCAGGAGGAAATAGGAGAGGACATTTCGCTTGAGATGCCTCAATCTCCTGTAAAACTTCAGATTTTGGTAGAAAATATGGGTCGTGTCAACTACGGACACAAGCTAACGGCCCCTACTCAGTCCAAAGGTTTGGGACGAGGAGCCATGGCTGATTTGCATTATATCGGAAATTGGGAAATGTTCCCGCTGCCGTTAGAAGATGTTTCCAGTCTTGATTTCAATAGAGAATGGCAAGAAGGGCAACCAGCCTTCTATCGCTACCAGTTTGAACTGGGAACACCTACGGACACCTATGTAGATATGACTGGATTTGGCAAGGGTGTCGTATTTGTTAATAATGTCAATATCGGACGTTTCTGGGAGAAAGGGCCAATCTGCTCCCTCTATGTTCCTAAAGGATACCTAAAGAAAGGAGTAAATACGATTACCGTTTTTGAAACGGAAGGAAAATATAGAGAACGATTGGTCTTTTCACAGAAACACGTTTATAAAGATTTATGA
- a CDS encoding PTS system mannose/fructose/N-acetylgalactosamine-transporter subunit IIB: MAIIATRIDGRLIHGQVANLWTTKLNITRIMVIDDAVAQNDIEKQGLKLACPPGVKLSILPIEKAANNIKEGKYDTQRLLIVARRPENFLRLVEYGVMIPELNVGNMSQSPETRPVTRTINIVDKDVEDFDALAAKGVKLIAQMVPGDSPRDFMPLLDKVR, from the coding sequence ATGGCAATTATTGCTACGCGTATTGATGGTCGCTTGATTCACGGTCAAGTTGCAAACTTGTGGACAACCAAATTAAACATCACTCGGATTATGGTTATCGACGATGCGGTTGCTCAAAATGATATTGAAAAGCAAGGTTTGAAGTTGGCTTGCCCTCCAGGGGTTAAATTGTCCATTTTGCCGATTGAAAAAGCAGCAAACAATATCAAAGAAGGGAAGTATGATACACAACGCCTCTTGATTGTAGCACGTCGTCCTGAGAACTTCCTACGCTTGGTAGAGTATGGTGTAATGATTCCAGAACTCAACGTTGGAAATATGTCTCAGTCGCCTGAAACTCGCCCTGTAACTCGTACAATCAACATTGTTGATAAGGACGTTGAAGATTTTGATGCCTTGGCAGCTAAGGGAGTGAAACTCATTGCCCAAATGGTGCCTGGGGACAGCCCAAGAGACTTTATGCCATTGTTGGATAAAGTTAGATAA
- a CDS encoding PTS mannose/fructose/sorbose/N-acetylgalactosamine transporter subunit IIC yields the protein MMQWWQILLLTLYSAYQICDELTIVSSAGSPVFAGFISGLVMGDMATGLAIGASLQLMVLGVGTFGGASRIDATSGAVLATAFSVSQNIDPELAVATIAVPVAALLVYTDIAGRFSTTFFAHCVDAAVERFDYAGIERNYLLGAIPWALSRALPVFLALAFGGEFVEAMVNTIAEYQWIANGLTLAARMLPGLGFAILLHYLPLKRNLHYLAVGFALTAMLTVLYGNVSALGGAVAGIVGTLPEDAGVSFVNNFKGLSMIGIAIVGAFLSVLHYKNGQKVTVVAPTHSESGEIEDDEI from the coding sequence ATTATGCAATGGTGGCAAATATTACTTCTCACGCTCTATTCTGCTTATCAGATTTGTGATGAGCTGACAATTGTTTCGTCAGCAGGTTCGCCTGTATTTGCGGGGTTCATTTCAGGTCTGGTCATGGGAGATATGGCTACTGGTTTGGCCATTGGAGCTAGCTTGCAGCTGATGGTGCTAGGTGTAGGTACCTTTGGTGGTGCATCTCGTATTGACGCAACTTCTGGTGCAGTCTTGGCAACAGCTTTCTCAGTTTCTCAAAACATTGACCCAGAATTGGCCGTGGCAACAATCGCGGTACCAGTAGCGGCACTTCTTGTCTATACTGATATTGCTGGTCGTTTCTCAACTACTTTCTTTGCGCATTGCGTAGATGCTGCCGTAGAACGCTTTGACTATGCTGGTATCGAGCGCAACTATCTTCTTGGTGCGATTCCTTGGGCACTTTCTCGTGCGCTTCCAGTTTTCCTTGCTCTTGCTTTTGGTGGTGAGTTCGTAGAAGCAATGGTTAATACAATTGCTGAGTACCAATGGATAGCCAACGGTTTGACTCTTGCAGCTCGTATGCTTCCAGGTCTTGGTTTTGCAATCTTGCTCCACTACCTTCCACTTAAACGCAACCTTCACTATTTGGCAGTTGGTTTTGCCCTTACAGCTATGTTGACTGTTCTTTACGGTAACGTATCAGCTTTGGGTGGTGCTGTTGCTGGTATCGTTGGCACTCTTCCTGAAGATGCAGGCGTAAGCTTTGTGAACAACTTCAAGGGCTTGTCAATGATTGGTATCGCAATTGTAGGCGCATTCCTTTCAGTGCTTCACTATAAAAACGGTCAAAAAGTAACTGTGGTTGCTCCAACACATTCAGAAAGTGGGGAAATTGAAGATGACGAAATCTAA
- a CDS encoding PTS system mannose/fructose/sorbose family transporter subunit IID: MTKSNYKLTKEDFNQINKRSMFTYQLGWNYERMQGSGYLYMILPQLRKMYGDGTPELKEMMKLHTQFFNTSPFFHTIITGIDLALEESDGVASKDAVNGIKTGLMGPFAPIGDSIFGSLVPAIMGTVAATLAAQGQPWGIFLWVGVAVLYDIFRWKQLEVAYREGTKLLTTMRDRLTALVDAASVMGVFMMGALIATMINFEVSWMPTVGEKVIDIQDLLNTIFPRLVPAIFTGFVFWLLGRRGMTSTKAILIIIVLALLFSAIGHFGFGMA; this comes from the coding sequence ATGACGAAATCTAATTACAAATTAACAAAAGAAGATTTTAATCAAATCAACAAACGTAGCATGTTTACCTACCAGCTTGGTTGGAACTATGAGCGGATGCAGGGTTCAGGTTATCTCTACATGATCTTGCCACAGCTTCGTAAAATGTATGGAGATGGCACACCTGAGTTGAAAGAAATGATGAAATTGCATACTCAATTCTTCAACACTTCTCCATTCTTCCACACGATTATCACTGGTATTGATCTTGCTCTTGAAGAAAGCGACGGTGTTGCTTCTAAAGATGCGGTTAACGGTATTAAGACTGGTTTGATGGGTCCATTTGCCCCAATCGGTGACTCTATCTTTGGCTCTCTTGTGCCAGCGATTATGGGTACGGTAGCAGCAACATTGGCTGCTCAAGGTCAGCCTTGGGGTATCTTCCTCTGGGTTGGTGTAGCGGTTCTCTACGACATCTTCCGTTGGAAACAGTTGGAAGTTGCCTACCGCGAAGGTACTAAATTGTTGACGACCATGCGTGATCGCTTGACAGCGCTTGTTGATGCAGCTTCAGTCATGGGTGTCTTCATGATGGGTGCCTTGATTGCGACCATGATTAACTTTGAAGTATCATGGATGCCTACTGTTGGTGAAAAGGTTATTGATATTCAAGATCTGTTGAACACCATCTTCCCTCGCTTGGTTCCAGCTATTTTCACAGGCTTCGTCTTCTGGTTGTTGGGCCGTCGTGGTATGACATCCACTAAAGCCATCTTGATTATCATCGTCTTGGCACTTCTCTTCTCTGCAATTGGCCACTTTGGATTTGGTATGGCTTAA
- a CDS encoding PTS sugar transporter subunit IIA — protein sequence MGKSLVLVSHGLFCEELKKSTEMIMGPQEAIHTVALLPEEGPDEFKKKFEEVTASLDEFVVFADLLGGTPANVVSRLILEGGQFDVYAGMNMPMVIGFLNGVLLGEDVDYIEFGASNIRHVNSLLTSSDDDEDE from the coding sequence ATGGGAAAAAGTTTAGTATTAGTGAGTCATGGTCTCTTCTGTGAGGAGTTGAAAAAGTCTACTGAGATGATTATGGGGCCGCAAGAAGCAATCCATACAGTAGCACTGCTTCCAGAAGAAGGGCCAGATGAATTTAAGAAAAAGTTTGAAGAAGTTACTGCTTCGCTTGATGAGTTTGTAGTCTTTGCAGACTTACTTGGCGGAACTCCTGCCAATGTTGTGTCGCGTTTGATCCTAGAGGGCGGACAATTCGATGTATATGCTGGCATGAACATGCCAATGGTTATCGGATTTTTAAACGGTGTCTTGCTCGGTGAGGATGTGGACTATATTGAATTCGGTGCAAGCAATATTCGTCATGTCAACAGCTTGTTAACCAGCTCTGATGACGATGAAGACGAGTGA
- a CDS encoding aldose epimerase family protein, with translation MIQIEPFGKKAQCYILSNSKGMKLSVTDYGARIVGIYLPVGEEGLRNVSLSCPSDTSYLELDNYVGATIVPVAGRISGAKAMISGRQYQFTENEPDRTLHGGTNTANEHYWQTVLDEGLNQVTFSLELPDGFNGFPGPVLVQAIYQLTEDNEIRVDYRARSEQDTLFNPTNHVYLNLTGDFNRDVGEHRLKIHSTRYAPLSENNLPTGILEAVEGSPFDFREFAPFKQGFDSQHPQLVLAKGYDHPWLLEPADFPVEVVSPDGSVRVQVTTNQPAVVIYTYNYPQEKLAAYHGVFSLECQHLPNACNIDGFGSILLVANEDFLSQTVYRFDWVEE, from the coding sequence ATGATTCAGATTGAACCATTTGGGAAGAAGGCCCAATGCTATATTTTATCGAATAGTAAGGGAATGAAGCTGAGCGTAACAGATTATGGGGCTCGCATTGTCGGGATCTATTTGCCGGTAGGAGAAGAAGGCTTGCGTAACGTTAGTTTGTCCTGCCCTTCAGATACGTCCTATCTGGAACTTGACAACTATGTAGGGGCGACCATTGTGCCGGTTGCAGGTCGGATTTCAGGGGCAAAAGCTATGATTAGCGGCAGGCAGTATCAGTTTACAGAAAACGAGCCCGACCGTACGTTGCATGGAGGAACGAATACGGCTAATGAACACTATTGGCAAACTGTGCTGGATGAAGGACTCAATCAGGTCACTTTTTCGCTGGAGTTGCCAGATGGATTTAATGGTTTTCCTGGACCGGTTCTTGTCCAAGCAATCTATCAGTTGACGGAAGATAACGAAATTAGAGTGGATTATCGCGCTCGTTCTGAACAGGATACTCTCTTTAATCCAACCAATCATGTTTATTTAAACCTGACGGGTGATTTTAACAGGGATGTGGGAGAACACCGGTTAAAAATCCATTCGACACGCTATGCTCCGCTGAGTGAAAACAATTTGCCGACCGGTATTTTGGAAGCAGTGGAAGGTAGCCCGTTTGATTTTAGGGAGTTTGCTCCTTTCAAACAAGGTTTTGACAGTCAACATCCTCAGCTTGTTCTAGCGAAAGGCTATGACCATCCGTGGCTGTTGGAACCGGCAGATTTTCCAGTAGAAGTGGTCAGTCCAGATGGCAGTGTGCGCGTGCAGGTGACAACGAATCAGCCGGCAGTGGTCATCTACACCTACAATTATCCTCAGGAAAAATTAGCTGCCTACCATGGTGTCTTTAGTTTGGAGTGTCAACACTTGCCAAACGCTTGCAATATAGATGGTTTTGGTTCGATTTTATTGGTGGCAAACGAAGACTTTCTGTCGCAGACTGTTTATCGTTTTGACTGGGTAGAAGAGTGA